One window from the genome of Hippocampus zosterae strain Florida chromosome 7, ASM2543408v3, whole genome shotgun sequence encodes:
- the s100a11 gene encoding protein S100-A11 codes for MEAAILTLVQQFKEYAGRDGSAATLSRDEFRQLVASQLPNFVETAEPDAAERLMSSLDQNGDGELTFSEFWQLIGKLASKQGGYAA; via the exons ATGGAAGCCGCCATCTTGACTTTGGTGCAGCAGTTCAAGGAGTACGCGGGCCGCGACGGGTCCGCCGCCACACTGAGCCGCGACGAGTTCCGCCAACTGGTGGCCTCGCAGCTGCCCAACTTTGTGGAG aCCGCCGAGCCGGACGCGGCGGAGCGCCTCATGTCGTCTCTGGACCAGAACGGTGACGGCGAGCTGACCTTCAGCGAGTTCTGGCAGTTGATCGGGAAGCTGGCCAGCAAGCAGGGCGGCTACGCCGCCTAG
- the s100s gene encoding S100 calcium binding protein S isoform X1 produces the protein MPDTIMSKEPSSNLESAMQMLIKTFHKYSGKEGDKYTLSRGELKELLLEELGSYLGNSKDNQAVEKIMSDLDANNDGEVDFTEFIILMGALTVACNDFFLEFKTDDGAE, from the exons ATGCCTGACACAAT TATGTCCAAGGAGCCCTCTTCCAACCTGGAAAGCGCCATGCAGATGCTGATCAAAACCTTCCACAAGTACTCAGGCAAGGAGGGCGACAAGTACACGCTGAGCCGGGGCGAGCTCAAGGAACTGTTGCTGGAAGAGCTGGGAAGCTACTTGGGG AACTCCAAAGACAACCAGGCGGTGGAGAAGATCATGAGCGACCTGGACGCCAACAACGACGGAGAGGTGGACTTCACCGAGTTCATCATCCTGATGGGCGCCCTCACCGTCGCCTGCAACGACTTCTTCCTGGAGTTCAAGACGGACGACGGGGCCGAGTAG
- the s100u gene encoding S100 calcium binding protein U — MEEAIQTVVKVFLKSGKGKDSLGPKDFQNLVKSQLGNILTDTESKEAVNNMGKGLDANKDGKVGFEEYMRLVGYLAKAVSEQRSRGNQAQPEQKGHAAENAAAENAAPENAAPENAAPEAETPVVKAVADADGKTEAKLDVKTEAEQAEKPAEVSAPGVELTPAAANASAPGPDVTSPAANVTSPSAQAVAKKEIPEAGETEKMVEEAAEKMADAAEEEAKMKPEESATS; from the exons ATGGAGGAAGCCATTCAGACGGTGGTCAAGGTCTTCCTCAAGTCCGGCAAAGGGAAGGACAGTTTGGGACCCAAAGACTTCCAGAACCTGGTCAAGAGCCAACTCGGCAACATCCTGACG GACACGGAGAGCAAGGAGGCGGTTAACAACATGGGCAAGGGCCTCGACGCTAACAAGGATGGCAAGGTGGGCTTCGAGGAATACATGAGGCTTGTGGGCTACTTGGCCAAGGCGGTCAGTGAGCAGCGTTCCCGAGGCAATCAGGCCCAGCCCGAGCAAAAGGGCCACGCCGCCGAGAACGCCGCCGCCGAGAACGCCGCCCCGGAGAACGCCGCCCCGGAGAACGCCGCCCCCGAGGCGGAAACCCCGGTAGTCAAGGCGGTAGCCGACGCCGACGGAAAGACGGAGGCCAAGTTGGACGTCAAGACGGAGGCGGAGCAGGCGGAGAAGCCGGCGGAGGTGAGCGCGCCCGGCGTGGAGTTGACCCCAGCTGCCGCGAACGCGTCCGCACCTGGCCCGGACGTGACCTCGCCGGCCGCGAATGTGACCTCGCCGAGTGCGCAGGCGGTTGCGAAGAAGGAGATCCCGGAGGCGGGAGAGACGGAAAAGATGGTGGAGGAAGCGGCGGAGAAGATGGCCGACGCGGCGGAGGAAGAAGCCAAGATGAAGCCCGAGGAATCCGCCACCTCGTAG
- the s100s gene encoding S100 calcium binding protein S isoform X2, translated as MSKEPSSNLESAMQMLIKTFHKYSGKEGDKYTLSRGELKELLLEELGSYLGNSKDNQAVEKIMSDLDANNDGEVDFTEFIILMGALTVACNDFFLEFKTDDGAE; from the exons ATGTCCAAGGAGCCCTCTTCCAACCTGGAAAGCGCCATGCAGATGCTGATCAAAACCTTCCACAAGTACTCAGGCAAGGAGGGCGACAAGTACACGCTGAGCCGGGGCGAGCTCAAGGAACTGTTGCTGGAAGAGCTGGGAAGCTACTTGGGG AACTCCAAAGACAACCAGGCGGTGGAGAAGATCATGAGCGACCTGGACGCCAACAACGACGGAGAGGTGGACTTCACCGAGTTCATCATCCTGATGGGCGCCCTCACCGTCGCCTGCAACGACTTCTTCCTGGAGTTCAAGACGGACGACGGGGCCGAGTAG